The following proteins are co-located in the Trichormus variabilis 0441 genome:
- a CDS encoding pentapeptide repeat-containing protein, whose protein sequence is MANLEHLALLRAGAVRWIEWRQENPQIEPDLSTANLQENNLRGANLEGTNLSRVDLSHALLVRANLSGADLSSANLYQAKISEANLSAANFSVANLSQSILTQADLSHAHFIGADFSGANLRGAIVAEANLIGTDFSSADLRDADLAGAKLIRSNLCFANLIAANLIAADFSEANLYQAEVMGAYLYKANFYKANLHKAHLGGAYLFRANLTAADLRGADLAWANLTSANLAGANLSGANLRGANLKGANLNGVNLQETIMPDSSRHD, encoded by the coding sequence ATGGCAAATCTAGAGCATCTAGCTTTATTACGAGCAGGTGCAGTGAGATGGATTGAGTGGAGACAAGAAAATCCGCAAATTGAACCAGACCTCAGCACCGCAAACTTACAAGAAAATAACCTCAGGGGCGCAAATCTCGAAGGTACTAACTTAAGCCGAGTGGACTTAAGTCATGCTCTGCTTGTACGTGCTAACCTCAGTGGTGCTGACCTCAGTAGCGCCAACCTCTATCAAGCAAAAATCAGTGAAGCTAACTTGAGTGCAGCTAATTTTAGTGTGGCTAACTTGAGTCAATCGATACTTACACAAGCAGATTTAAGCCATGCTCATTTCATTGGTGCTGATTTTAGTGGAGCCAATCTCCGGGGTGCTATTGTGGCGGAGGCTAACTTAATTGGTACTGACTTCAGTAGTGCTGATTTGAGAGATGCTGATTTGGCTGGAGCAAAGCTCATCCGCTCTAACCTTTGTTTTGCGAATCTTATCGCTGCTAATCTCATTGCGGCCGATTTCAGCGAGGCAAATCTATATCAAGCAGAAGTGATGGGAGCTTACCTTTACAAAGCCAACTTCTACAAAGCTAATCTACATAAAGCACATCTAGGAGGTGCATACCTATTCCGGGCAAATTTAACCGCAGCTGACTTGAGAGGCGCTGACTTAGCCTGGGCTAATCTCACCAGTGCTAATTTAGCTGGGGCTAATCTGAGTGGGGCTAATCTTAGAGGGGCTAATTTGAAAGGTGCTAACCTTAATGGAGTCAATCTTCAAGAAACAATTATGCCTGACTCTTCCAGGCATGATTAG
- a CDS encoding serine/threonine-protein kinase, with amino-acid sequence MSYCINPTCPNPENVAYSQRCEACGSRLLLRDRYRVLKPLGQGGFGATFLAHDQILPGEPSCVIKQLRPSGTAPHVLQMARELFEREAKTLGTIGNHPQVPRLLDYFEEQEQFYLVQEYISGSTLQQEVKLNGTLSEAGVKQFLSEILPLLQYIHEHKVIHRDIKPANLIRRSQDARMVLIDFGAVKNQVSQAITNQSANTALTAYAIGTPGFAPPEQMAMRPVYASDIYALGVTCVYLLTGKTPKDLDYNPTTGEVMWEHLVQVSDHLIGVLRKMLEVSVRSRYQSATDVLKALEIEPYLESLAQGLLVKSEKEQTSQRPENSAVLSSSSPVAATSVGGVAQVAAAIRARRAKDAAAKLAILPNSNSNGNGLPTQQSKAGRRLDSQTLIKAYLKGRRDFALHNLNFLNLQGVDLSETNFHSAQLQSTNLQGANLHNSDFGRASLTRANLKDANLSKAYFNHADLEGADLRGADLSHAYLSNANLRGTNLCGANLTGAKITDEQLALAKTNWMTIRPNGKRGLL; translated from the coding sequence ATGAGCTACTGCATTAATCCTACCTGTCCAAATCCAGAAAATGTAGCATATAGCCAAAGGTGTGAGGCTTGTGGCTCACGGCTACTGTTGCGCGATCGCTATCGGGTGCTGAAACCATTGGGTCAGGGTGGCTTCGGTGCAACCTTTTTAGCCCATGATCAAATATTGCCAGGGGAACCAAGTTGTGTAATTAAACAATTACGTCCTTCAGGAACAGCACCACACGTTTTGCAGATGGCGCGAGAACTATTTGAGCGAGAAGCCAAAACCTTAGGCACAATTGGCAATCATCCCCAAGTACCACGATTGCTAGACTACTTTGAAGAGCAAGAACAATTCTACCTAGTTCAGGAATATATCAGTGGTTCCACTCTTCAACAGGAAGTCAAACTTAATGGCACTCTGAGCGAAGCAGGTGTAAAGCAATTTTTAAGTGAAATTTTGCCGTTACTGCAATACATCCATGAGCATAAAGTAATTCACCGTGATATCAAACCAGCCAACTTAATTCGCCGTTCTCAAGATGCCAGAATGGTATTGATTGACTTTGGTGCGGTCAAAAACCAAGTCAGCCAAGCAATTACAAACCAATCGGCAAACACAGCACTAACGGCCTATGCAATTGGCACTCCTGGTTTTGCACCTCCAGAGCAAATGGCAATGCGTCCAGTTTATGCCAGCGATATCTATGCCTTGGGGGTAACGTGTGTATATCTATTAACAGGTAAAACACCTAAAGATTTAGATTACAATCCCACAACAGGTGAAGTCATGTGGGAACATTTGGTACAAGTAAGTGACCACCTGATTGGTGTGCTGCGGAAGATGTTGGAAGTATCAGTACGCAGTCGTTACCAATCAGCCACAGATGTACTTAAAGCCTTGGAAATCGAGCCATATTTGGAAAGTTTGGCTCAGGGATTGCTAGTGAAATCAGAGAAAGAGCAAACATCCCAACGTCCAGAAAATTCTGCGGTTTTATCTAGCAGTTCTCCTGTCGCAGCGACTAGTGTAGGTGGTGTAGCACAGGTAGCCGCCGCAATTAGAGCCAGAAGAGCTAAAGATGCAGCAGCCAAGCTAGCCATATTACCTAATAGCAACAGTAATGGTAACGGATTGCCAACTCAACAATCCAAAGCTGGACGTAGACTAGATAGCCAAACTTTAATAAAAGCTTATCTTAAAGGGAGACGCGACTTTGCTCTTCATAATTTAAATTTCCTTAATCTCCAAGGAGTTGACTTATCAGAAACAAATTTTCATTCAGCTCAGCTACAAAGCACTAATCTCCAAGGAGCAAACCTTCATAACAGTGATTTTGGCAGAGCTAGCCTGACACGCGCCAACCTTAAAGACGCTAATTTAAGTAAAGCTTATTTCAATCATGCCGATTTAGAAGGAGCAGACCTACGTGGTGCAGACCTGAGTCATGCCTATCTCAGTAATGCTAATCTTCGTGGCACTAATTTGTGTGGTGCTAATCTTACAGGTGCAAAAATTACTGATGAGCAACTAGCATTGGCGAAAACTAACTGGATGACGATACGTCCTAATGGTAAAAGAGGTTTATTGTAA
- a CDS encoding cadmium resistance transporter, which yields MNQLVTAFTESLVAFAATNIDDIIILLLLFSQVDANFRRSHIWVGHFLGFSIIILASLPGFFGGLFVQREFIGLLGILPIIIGIKQLVTKEQENTQIQAVTTDLKGSSPAHPILAFICSILHPQVYKVAAVTVANGGDNISIYIPLFAGQNLVTLGVILGVFFFMVGIWCVTADLLSRQAPIAYVLSLHGKTFIPFILIALGLFIMYERGTFSLLMSIKI from the coding sequence ATGAATCAGCTAGTAACGGCTTTTACGGAAAGTCTGGTTGCCTTTGCAGCCACAAATATCGATGATATTATTATTTTACTGCTACTGTTCTCACAGGTAGATGCGAATTTTCGGCGATCGCATATTTGGGTCGGTCATTTCCTTGGTTTTTCAATTATCATTTTAGCTAGCTTGCCAGGTTTTTTTGGTGGCTTATTTGTGCAGCGAGAATTCATAGGATTATTAGGAATTTTACCTATAATAATTGGCATCAAACAATTAGTTACAAAAGAGCAGGAAAATACCCAAATTCAAGCTGTAACTACAGATTTAAAAGGGTCTTCACCTGCTCATCCTATATTAGCTTTTATATGTAGTATTTTGCATCCTCAAGTATATAAGGTGGCAGCAGTAACTGTTGCTAACGGCGGTGACAATATTAGTATTTATATTCCTTTATTTGCTGGACAAAATCTGGTGACATTGGGAGTGATTTTAGGGGTATTTTTTTTCATGGTTGGCATCTGGTGTGTTACTGCTGATCTTTTAAGTCGTCAAGCCCCTATCGCTTATGTTTTAAGCCTTCATGGCAAAACTTTTATACCTTTTATCTTGATTGCGTTGGGTTTATTTATTATGTATGAAAGAGGCACATTTAGTTTACTAATGAGTATAAAAATTTAG
- a CDS encoding DUF2811 domain-containing protein, which yields MNSTVSIFTEIPETLHDSLKNYLETHPDWDQNRVLTAALSLFLLQNGDSDRRAARVYLETLFHHC from the coding sequence ATGAACTCGACAGTTAGTATTTTTACAGAAATCCCTGAAACTCTCCATGATTCTCTGAAAAATTACTTAGAAACACATCCTGATTGGGATCAAAATCGTGTCTTAACGGCAGCACTGTCATTGTTTTTACTACAAAACGGAGATAGCGATCGCCGTGCTGCCCGTGTTTACTTAGAAACTTTATTTCATCACTGCTAA
- a CDS encoding CPP1-like family protein: protein MSDQSPYEKLGVSEDASFDEIQDARNRLFEQYSGDSKSVEIIEAAYDAILMDRLRMRQEGKIKVPERIRFPELRVQSAPKENLTPREQSPAWLQKILDQPSGTDVLLPGVWFLGLSAISVFYPAAGDQVLQLALVIGVGTSIFFLNRKEGRFGRAVLFTLVGLIIGLITGGLIANLLLPQIPAISFTANQFSTVLTFILLWLISSFLR from the coding sequence ATGAGCGATCAAAGTCCCTACGAAAAACTTGGGGTATCAGAAGATGCTAGCTTTGATGAGATTCAGGACGCTCGCAATCGCCTATTTGAACAATATAGTGGCGATAGCAAGAGTGTAGAAATCATTGAGGCTGCCTACGATGCGATTTTAATGGATCGTTTGAGGATGCGCCAAGAAGGTAAAATCAAGGTTCCTGAACGTATCCGCTTTCCAGAGTTAAGAGTCCAATCGGCTCCCAAAGAAAACTTAACACCCCGCGAGCAGTCCCCTGCATGGCTGCAAAAAATATTAGATCAGCCTTCAGGGACAGACGTACTTTTGCCAGGGGTTTGGTTTTTGGGTTTGAGTGCTATTAGTGTTTTTTATCCAGCCGCAGGCGATCAAGTTTTGCAGTTGGCCTTGGTAATTGGGGTGGGAACTAGTATTTTCTTTCTCAATCGCAAAGAAGGCAGATTTGGTAGAGCAGTGTTGTTCACTCTTGTAGGTCTGATTATAGGCTTAATTACTGGTGGACTGATTGCTAATTTACTATTGCCGCAAATACCAGCCATCAGTTTCACTGCAAATCAGTTTTCAACGGTACTGACTTTTATATTATTGTGGTTGATTAGCAGTTTTCTACGCTAA
- a CDS encoding DUF6918 family protein encodes MGLSDGLLNPEKKALVVEDCCNMIEAQLASKSGISGITLKTAFAALKGIKPGYIPHVVEQLLPQCFEALDPIWSEGVQKGDAVGYLVESRSRTADALLSITDARVKDSKRQIVRGTYDKFRGSAKQHVEEAVPDFAKLIDKYTKA; translated from the coding sequence ATGGGACTTAGTGACGGACTCTTGAACCCAGAGAAAAAGGCTCTGGTTGTGGAGGATTGCTGCAATATGATAGAAGCACAACTCGCTTCCAAGTCGGGCATAAGCGGTATAACCTTGAAGACTGCTTTTGCCGCACTGAAGGGGATCAAGCCTGGATATATACCCCATGTAGTGGAGCAGCTCCTACCACAGTGTTTTGAGGCGCTTGATCCGATTTGGAGTGAGGGTGTGCAGAAGGGCGATGCCGTTGGGTATTTGGTGGAGAGTCGCTCTCGTACTGCTGATGCACTACTTAGCATTACGGATGCTAGGGTCAAGGACTCGAAGCGGCAAATTGTGCGGGGAACTTATGATAAATTTCGTGGTTCTGCCAAGCAACACGTAGAGGAAGCAGTGCCAGATTTTGCTAAATTAATTGATAAATACACAAAGGCTTAA
- a CDS encoding FHA domain-containing protein: MLKDQDRGIGFQLKNQDIERRLSLYQIFISLYEQHSHLLNDILQLDNLSQSSWANAKPYYIQGVIDESAIYVITNLCNNQTQTLQQPQLTWTIGRDRNNGISTYDKLLSRHHAAVQYIDNQGFYLIDFNSTNGSFVNGEQIYQPVRLKDGDIIRLGSLTFNFFLNYSRRLLPTVTTDFLKPTIPQTQNHRSENSEDTVQIFIGTDSLESLKYEHQDLKPEHKSEILDCFFQRQI, encoded by the coding sequence ATGTTAAAAGACCAAGATAGAGGCATAGGATTCCAGTTAAAAAACCAGGATATAGAACGGCGCTTAAGTTTATATCAGATATTTATTTCTCTGTATGAACAGCATAGTCATCTTTTGAATGATATCCTTCAATTAGACAATCTATCTCAGTCATCCTGGGCTAATGCAAAACCTTACTATATACAAGGGGTAATCGATGAATCAGCTATATATGTGATTACCAACTTATGTAATAATCAAACACAAACCCTACAGCAACCACAGTTAACTTGGACGATAGGGCGCGATCGCAATAATGGTATTTCCACCTACGATAAACTGTTGTCTCGTCACCATGCGGCAGTTCAATATATTGACAATCAAGGCTTTTATTTAATTGATTTCAATAGTACAAATGGTTCTTTTGTCAATGGAGAGCAAATATATCAGCCTGTGAGACTTAAAGATGGTGATATTATACGCTTAGGAAGTTTAACGTTTAATTTCTTCTTGAATTATAGCCGCCGTCTTCTACCAACAGTAACAACAGATTTTCTGAAGCCAACGATACCTCAAACACAGAACCATCGAAGTGAAAACTCAGAAGATACCGTACAAATTTTCATAGGGACTGATTCTCTAGAAAGTTTAAAATATGAACATCAGGATTTAAAGCCTGAGCATAAATCGGAGATTTTAGACTGTTTTTTTCAGAGACAGATATAA
- the hemL gene encoding glutamate-1-semialdehyde 2,1-aminomutase, which yields MVNTTIKTTKSQEIFAAAQNLMPGGVSSPVRAFKSVGGQPIVFDHVKGAYIWDVDGNQYIDYVGTWGPAICGHAHPDVIGALHEALEKGTSFGAPSFLENVLAEMVIAAVPSIEMVRFVNSGTEACMAVLRLMRAFTNREKVIKFEGCYHGHADMFLVKAGSGVATLGLPDSPGVPKSATSSTLTAPYNDLEAVKALFAENRDQIAGVILEPVVGNAGFITPDAGFLEGLRELTHEHGALLVFDEVMTGFRIAYGGAQEKFGVTPDLTTLGKVIGGGLPVGAYGGRRDIMSMIAPAGPVYQAGTLSGNPLAMTAGIKTLELLQKPGAYEYLERITKKLADGLLQVAQETGHAACGGHISAMFGLFFTSGPVHNYEDAKNSDTAKFGRFHRGMLERGVYLAPSQFEAGFTSLAHTDEDIDQTIAIAREVLSSI from the coding sequence TTGGTAAATACCACTATTAAAACCACAAAATCACAAGAAATCTTCGCTGCCGCCCAAAACCTGATGCCAGGTGGTGTCAGCTCCCCTGTGCGCGCTTTTAAATCTGTAGGGGGGCAACCCATCGTATTTGATCATGTAAAGGGTGCATACATCTGGGATGTAGATGGCAACCAATACATTGACTATGTAGGCACTTGGGGGCCTGCCATTTGCGGTCATGCTCATCCAGATGTCATCGGGGCGTTGCATGAAGCTTTAGAAAAAGGTACTAGTTTTGGTGCGCCTTCATTCTTGGAAAATGTTTTGGCGGAAATGGTCATCGCTGCTGTTCCCAGCATCGAAATGGTACGATTCGTCAACTCAGGGACAGAAGCTTGTATGGCTGTATTGCGGCTGATGCGAGCTTTTACTAACCGGGAGAAAGTCATCAAGTTTGAAGGCTGTTACCACGGACACGCTGATATGTTTCTGGTCAAAGCCGGCTCTGGTGTAGCCACACTAGGTTTACCCGATTCCCCAGGTGTGCCAAAATCCGCAACCAGCAGCACTCTCACAGCCCCATACAATGACCTCGAAGCTGTTAAGGCATTATTTGCAGAAAACCGCGATCAAATCGCTGGTGTCATTCTCGAACCAGTTGTTGGTAATGCTGGGTTTATTACTCCTGATGCCGGCTTTTTGGAAGGACTACGGGAACTAACTCACGAACATGGAGCTTTACTCGTGTTTGATGAAGTGATGACTGGTTTCCGTATTGCTTATGGTGGCGCTCAAGAAAAGTTTGGCGTTACACCCGATTTGACGACTTTAGGGAAAGTTATCGGTGGTGGATTACCCGTGGGTGCTTATGGTGGTCGTCGGGATATTATGTCAATGATTGCGCCTGCGGGTCCCGTGTATCAAGCAGGAACGCTTTCTGGTAATCCTTTAGCCATGACAGCCGGGATTAAAACTCTGGAGTTATTGCAAAAGCCCGGTGCTTATGAGTATCTAGAGCGGATTACTAAAAAGTTAGCAGATGGGTTACTGCAAGTTGCCCAGGAAACAGGTCATGCAGCTTGCGGTGGTCATATTAGCGCCATGTTCGGCTTATTCTTTACCTCTGGCCCTGTGCATAACTATGAAGATGCCAAAAATTCTGACACAGCTAAATTTGGTCGCTTCCATCGCGGTATGTTAGAGCGGGGTGTTTATTTAGCACCTTCCCAATTTGAGGCTGGCTTTACATCTTTAGCTCACACTGACGAAGATATTGACCAGACAATTGCGATCGCCCGCGAAGTGCTATCTAGTATCTAA
- a CDS encoding HAD family hydrolase: MLRLITDFDGPIMDVSERYYRVYLFCLQKTQHPGQPVRQLSKAEFWQMKRQHVPEKEIALISGLDAVQAQEFSQLRRQTVHTEPYFQYDIPIPGALDVLLKVQQVGVDLVVMTMRRVWELDYAFQKYDLGQFFPENRCYCLSNDYVKTRDIDDKPLLMQRALAELPPAADTWMVGDTEADITAAKQHGVKVIAVESGIRDRTQLQQYHPDLIVQNLSAAVDIILESSVVKI, encoded by the coding sequence ATGCTGAGACTAATTACTGACTTCGACGGCCCAATTATGGATGTTTCCGAAAGGTACTACCGTGTGTACCTATTCTGTTTACAGAAAACCCAACATCCAGGCCAGCCAGTACGGCAATTATCTAAAGCAGAATTTTGGCAGATGAAGCGTCAGCACGTTCCGGAAAAAGAAATTGCCCTAATTTCTGGTTTAGATGCAGTGCAAGCACAAGAATTTTCTCAATTGCGCCGTCAAACAGTGCATACAGAACCTTACTTTCAGTATGACATTCCTATCCCTGGCGCTTTAGACGTTTTGTTAAAGGTGCAACAAGTTGGGGTGGATTTAGTCGTCATGACCATGCGTCGAGTTTGGGAACTAGACTATGCTTTCCAAAAATATGATTTAGGTCAATTCTTCCCAGAAAATCGCTGTTATTGTCTCAGTAACGACTATGTGAAAACCCGTGACATTGACGATAAACCTCTGTTAATGCAAAGAGCATTAGCCGAATTACCACCCGCAGCTGATACTTGGATGGTGGGAGATACAGAAGCCGACATTACGGCGGCGAAACAACATGGTGTTAAGGTGATTGCTGTAGAATCTGGTATCCGCGATCGCACTCAATTACAACAATATCACCCTGATTTAATTGTGCAGAATCTGAGTGCTGCTGTAGATATTATTTTAGAATCTTCGGTTGTGAAAATCTAA
- the hisIE gene encoding bifunctional phosphoribosyl-AMP cyclohydrolase/phosphoribosyl-ATP diphosphatase HisIE yields the protein MSFIDSHSPQNVVPVEEIRYDERGLVPAIVQDYLDGTVLMMAWMNRESLQKTLDTGETWFWSRSRQELWHKGGTSGHTQKVQSIRYDCDSDALLVGVEQIGDIACHTGERSCFHQVEGKIVAPPGDTLSQVFQVICDRQNHPSESSYTSKLFAGGDNKILKKIGEESAEVVMACKDDDQEAIAGEVADLLYHTLVALAHHQVDIKAVYRKLQERRR from the coding sequence ATGTCCTTCATCGATTCACACTCACCACAAAATGTTGTCCCCGTCGAAGAAATCCGCTACGATGAACGGGGTTTAGTGCCAGCAATTGTGCAAGATTATTTGGATGGCACAGTCCTCATGATGGCGTGGATGAATCGAGAGTCTTTACAAAAGACTTTAGATACAGGGGAAACTTGGTTTTGGAGTCGTTCCCGACAGGAATTATGGCATAAGGGCGGAACTTCTGGCCATACCCAAAAGGTACAAAGTATACGTTATGACTGTGACAGTGATGCGCTGCTAGTTGGGGTGGAGCAAATTGGAGATATTGCTTGCCATACTGGTGAACGTAGTTGCTTCCATCAGGTGGAAGGGAAAATCGTGGCCCCGCCAGGGGATACGTTATCTCAGGTATTTCAGGTAATTTGCGATCGCCAAAATCACCCCAGCGAAAGTTCCTATACCAGCAAGTTATTTGCAGGCGGCGATAATAAGATTTTAAAGAAGATTGGTGAGGAATCGGCTGAAGTAGTGATGGCTTGTAAGGATGATGACCAAGAGGCGATCGCTGGTGAGGTGGCAGATTTGCTATACCACACTTTGGTGGCTTTAGCTCACCATCAAGTAGATATCAAGGCAGTTTATCGGAAGTTACAAGAACGTAGGCGTTAG
- a CDS encoding MFS transporter yields MKIALPSQLSAWLSPIHPQIWVLVIARFLSEVGSGFTVFYAPIFFVNQVGLSATAVGFGLASAATSGFFGRILGGSLTDSPKWGRRRTLLLAMAVLAMGSLVLATITNFTTLIIGNLIYGLGMGIYWPATEAIVADSSQVEHRREAFALTRLADHLGLAIGSVLAGVLITIAQNYRWLFIVDAISFMVFFAVVYLAIKEPGSSTTAPAQQQFTVWIAALSDRRFLTYIAVNVFFTIYISQIHNVLPIYLKNFLNLGETGKGFDEATISALFAWHLVLAIICQMPVTSILKRSSHTLALTISAVFWAIGFSLIWITSTTSSHQLIWVILALAIFAIAGVSYTPSAASLVSDLSPESQRGVYFSINSLCWAAGSFIGSPLGGWALDQPQAITQNLWLGFVLSVAIALTILQYLNHVLGNGQ; encoded by the coding sequence ATGAAAATTGCGCTACCGTCCCAACTATCAGCGTGGTTATCTCCGATACATCCCCAAATTTGGGTTTTAGTGATCGCCAGATTCCTATCAGAAGTTGGTTCAGGCTTCACTGTGTTTTACGCCCCCATATTTTTTGTTAACCAAGTGGGTTTATCTGCAACTGCGGTTGGTTTTGGCTTGGCAAGTGCGGCTACTTCTGGTTTTTTTGGCAGAATTTTGGGTGGTTCCTTAACTGATTCTCCTAAGTGGGGTCGTCGTCGAACTTTGTTGCTAGCAATGGCAGTTTTGGCAATGGGGTCTTTAGTGTTGGCAACAATTACTAATTTCACCACCCTGATAATTGGTAATCTAATTTACGGATTAGGTATGGGTATTTACTGGCCAGCAACGGAAGCGATTGTCGCCGACAGTAGCCAAGTAGAGCATCGTCGAGAAGCTTTTGCGCTGACTCGACTAGCAGATCATCTAGGATTAGCCATAGGCTCCGTATTAGCTGGGGTGTTGATCACGATCGCTCAAAATTACCGTTGGCTATTCATCGTTGATGCCATTTCTTTTATGGTGTTTTTTGCCGTGGTTTATCTCGCAATCAAAGAACCTGGTTCATCCACAACTGCACCAGCACAACAACAGTTTACGGTTTGGATAGCAGCATTAAGCGATCGCCGTTTCCTGACATATATCGCAGTCAATGTCTTCTTCACCATTTATATTTCGCAAATACACAATGTTCTCCCCATCTACTTAAAAAACTTCCTCAATCTGGGAGAAACAGGGAAAGGATTTGATGAAGCTACTATTAGCGCCTTATTTGCTTGGCATCTTGTGTTGGCTATCATTTGTCAAATGCCTGTGACCAGTATTCTCAAGCGCTCTTCCCATACCCTAGCGCTGACTATTTCGGCTGTGTTTTGGGCAATTGGTTTTAGTCTTATTTGGATTACCAGCACCACCTCATCCCACCAATTGATTTGGGTGATCTTAGCCTTAGCCATATTTGCCATAGCAGGTGTTTCCTACACACCCTCTGCTGCCTCTCTAGTCAGCGACTTAAGCCCAGAATCACAACGTGGGGTGTATTTCTCCATTAACTCCCTTTGCTGGGCTGCTGGTTCCTTTATCGGTTCCCCTCTTGGTGGTTGGGCATTAGATCAACCCCAAGCAATTACCCAAAACCTATGGTTAGGTTTTGTCTTGAGTGTAGCGATCGCCCTGACAATCCTGCAATACCTCAATCATGTTTTGGGGAATGGCCAGTAG
- a CDS encoding response regulator transcription factor, giving the protein MAPAKILVVDDDPAVRNLIQRFLIKQNYQVEAAEDGKTALSLFEQFNPDLVILDVNLPDVIGFNLCQEMQSRNGVFVLMLTSRADEADKIRGFAKGADDYLTKPFGLGELEVRVGAILRRQRVVTTAEQKRLTFEKLMIDPVRREVTLNSQAVPLTALEFDLLHFLASHPGRVWRRAELIQEVWDYEYVGDQRVVDVHIGQIRKKIEVDASQPALIQTVRGVGYKFECPTHSQVETNA; this is encoded by the coding sequence ATGGCTCCTGCCAAGATTCTTGTAGTTGATGACGACCCTGCGGTTCGGAATTTAATCCAACGCTTTTTGATAAAGCAAAACTATCAGGTGGAGGCTGCCGAAGATGGTAAGACAGCCTTATCTCTATTTGAGCAATTTAACCCAGATTTGGTAATTTTGGATGTCAATTTACCAGATGTCATTGGGTTTAACCTCTGCCAAGAGATGCAAAGTCGTAATGGTGTTTTTGTTCTGATGCTAACTAGCCGTGCAGATGAAGCTGACAAGATTCGCGGCTTTGCTAAAGGTGCTGATGACTACCTCACCAAACCCTTTGGTCTGGGAGAACTAGAAGTCAGGGTCGGAGCTATTTTAAGAAGACAGCGCGTTGTCACCACCGCAGAACAGAAACGGTTAACATTTGAAAAACTGATGATTGACCCTGTACGGCGAGAAGTGACACTTAACAGCCAAGCTGTACCCTTAACTGCTCTAGAATTTGATCTGTTACATTTCTTAGCCAGCCATCCTGGCCGAGTGTGGCGACGCGCCGAACTAATTCAAGAGGTCTGGGACTACGAATATGTAGGCGACCAGCGAGTTGTAGACGTACATATCGGTCAAATTCGCAAGAAAATTGAAGTGGACGCTAGCCAACCAGCATTGATTCAGACTGTGCGCGGGGTAGGGTATAAATTTGAATGTCCCACTCATTCACAGGTGGAAACCAATGCTTAA
- a CDS encoding ChaB family protein — MLYKSNEDLPLEVRSQLSQSHQDLYRAAFNSAIHWYGEVAKAHHVALSAVRMQSAMDRTVVLQG, encoded by the coding sequence ATGTTATACAAGTCCAACGAAGACTTGCCTTTAGAAGTCCGCTCTCAACTATCGCAGTCCCATCAAGACCTTTATCGAGCAGCTTTTAACTCGGCAATCCATTGGTATGGAGAAGTTGCCAAAGCTCATCACGTTGCCTTAAGTGCTGTCAGGATGCAGTCGGCTATGGATAGGACTGTTGTTTTACAAGGATGA